One window of the Xiphias gladius isolate SHS-SW01 ecotype Sanya breed wild chromosome 11, ASM1685928v1, whole genome shotgun sequence genome contains the following:
- the sfr1 gene encoding swi5-dependent recombination DNA repair protein 1 homolog, producing MEITPKSAKVKSVCSPPCNSVESSPCEYREEKPHQKLSSSLKERLKRSRRSFISPSSVAKRLCVDDLEEGGQQVPADSQGTVHNPPLIMRNVDVNISDARSGSEGFFGPISEPTHLPSKDLAQQRDQLRKEVKDKIETLRRLRMVKMYRSKNDLTQLQTLTEKWRSCAQAALCELQSDVPVDGRKASLSELIDLFGLDDAILHFERTEEDFTT from the exons ATGGAGATCACCCCTAAATCAGCTAAAGTAAAATCAGTGTGTTCTCCACCTTGTAATTCAGTGGAGTCAAGCCCCTGTGaatacagagaggaaaag CCTCATCAGAAGCTGAGTTCCTCACTGAAGGAGAGGCTGAAGAGATCAAGGCGCTCCTtcatctccccctcctctgtggCCAAACGACTTTGTGTTGATGACTTGGAGGAGGGTGGCCAGCAAGTTCCAGCAGACTCCCAGGGGACCGTTCATAATCCTCCTCTCATCATGCGCAATGTTGATGTAAACATAAGTGATGCGAGATCAGGGAGTGAAGGTTTTTTTGGACCCATTTCCGAACCAACACATCTTCCTTCAAAAGACTTGGCACAACAACGAGATCAACTCAGGAAGGAGGTTAAAGACAAGATAGAGACTCTGCGCAGACTCAGGATGGTTAAAATGTACCGAAGCAAG AATGATTTAACACAGCTCCAAACCTTGACTGAGAAGTGGCGGAGTTGTGCTCAGGCTGCACTGTGTGAGCTCCAGTCAGATGTCCCGGTAGACGGACGAAAGGCCAGCCTGTCTGAGCTTATAGACCTCTTTGGTCTGGATGACGCCATTCTGCACTTTGAACGCACAGAGGAGGACTTCACTACCTAA